The genomic stretch agggtatcttagagatcgcctgctcccgtacaatctggctcgtcctcttaggtaatcagagaaggcctttttacaagtgccgtcgcctagggaggtacgtggggcggctacaagaaatagggccttctcagtagtggcaccaacgctatggaactcccttccccttgacttaagaatggctccctctcttgagacctttcggcgaggcctgaagacccttctgtttaaacaagccttctgagttctcggccttttaacatctttttaacatcttttaatattttttataggcctgattcttttatgacttgctgctgctctatgctctttttacctagtttttattctgactgctgttttttatgatgtgtaaATATGTTTTTACACATatttacccactctgccaaagatctccagcagctcatggatcgttttagcaaagcctgccaagattttggactgacaatcagcctgaagaaaacacaggtcatggttcaggatgtggactcacctccctgcattacaatctctgagcatgaactggaggttgtccatgactttgtgtaccttggctcaacgatctccgacactctttctctcgataccgagctaaacaagcgcatcggtaaagcaactaccacgttttccagactcacagagagtctggtccaacaagaagctgacggaacataccaagatccaggtctacagagcttgcgtcctgagtacacttctgtactgcagcgagtcatggactcttcgctcacaacaggagaggaaactgagcgctttccacatgcgctgcctccgacgcatcctcggcatcacctggcaggacaaagttccaaacaacacagtcctggaacgtgctggaatccctagcatgtattcactgctgaaacagagacgcctgcgttggcttggtcatgtcgtgagaatggatgatggccggatcccaaaggatctcctctatggagaactcgtgcaagggaagcgccctacaggtagtccacagctgcgatacaaggacatctgcaagagggatctgaaggccttagggatggacctcaacaagtgggaaaccctggcctctgagcggcccgcttggaggcaggctgtgcagcatggcctttcccagtttgaagagacactttgccaacagtctgaggctaagaggcaaagaaggaaggcccatagctagggagacagaccagggacagactgcacttgctcccggtgtggaagggattgtcactcccggattggccttttcagccacactagacgctgtgtcagaaccacctttcagagcgcgataccatagtctttcgagactgaaggttgccaatacaatacaaaaatatgtttttattttttttttaattatgtttttaatatgttgtaagctgccttgagtcccttcggggagaaaggcggggtaaaaataaaattattattattattatttgagagTTAAATGATGTTTCTGCATGAATCACCCTTCTAAGCAGGCTTCTGAAGTAAGGCCAGTCCAGTGAAATACACAGAGTGTATTACACAGAACTGTGTAATTCTATGACATCAGCAGGTAATTCTATGACATCAGATCTACCTCATCACGCTCCATGCAGAGACATGGCAGAATTGCCCACCTCAGACAGAGGATGATTGAAAGGAGGAAAGGACAAAACAGCAGAACATGTAAGGATGAAGGGAAGCATGTTTAGATTTGACTAAAATGAATTGCCTGTGCAAGTAATTCCCAAGAGTGAGGTGGGCCCCACCTGTTTGGCAGGAACAAATTGCTACTGTGCCTTAAGAAATCAATTAGTTGAAATCTCCTGGGGCGCCAGCCATCCATGACCTTCTCTACAGAGCAGGCTGCCTGCTAAGGTGTTGATTGCAAAATGAAGTTGCAGGTACTCACATGTGATGTTTGCCCATTTAATTCCCCAACTTTCTCACTCATCTTTTACTAGTGAGAGCCAAGGCCTTGACAGCCTATGACTCAGCAAACAACTCACCAGCAAAAATTAAAGCAATTCCTAAGCAATTCCACAATACCTAAGTAGTGTGCTGTGTTGGTTTTGTGGGACTTACAAATGCTGTGGAGCCCTACTCAAAATTAACAGCAAATAAGAGTTCTTTCCACAACAAGTAAAATGCAAAAAACAGGGAAGGATGAATACCCCTTTCATCTATCAAGTTGGTCCTATAAATCTAATCAGAACAAGAGGCCATTAGTAAACTTCCACTTTTTCAAAACACCGCATTGCTTctgaagtgaaaaaaaaaaaacagcatgaaATGCCCCACCTAGTGAGCAGACAAAGAATAGCAGGTTTATGGGTcaggaagcttttaaaaaatttgatttttcttttatcCCCtagacctgcggttttcaaactctccaggagtttgaaatccgcagtaagtctttgcgggggcgggggggaggcaacaggggcaggggaaggcagcgacgcaatccccaagatcgtgtcactcagggggctgcagggactgggatgcactcaccagtccctgcagcagccatccgtGTGCAGGGgggccctgcgcgagtgcctgcagggcaccccaggtcagggaaagggagagtggagcgatctgctctgcctccggaagcggagcgcgatcgcccactctccctttccctgacctggggcaccctgcaggagctcgcacagggctccccgcacacagggatggctgctgcagggactggagggtgcaccccaatccctgcagccccgtcaaaagggaaagcggagcaatcgtgctctgcttctggttttgcggaacgGGGCGCGATCATTCTGCTTTCAtgtttcctgacctggggagccctgccaaaggttgcgcagggctccccgcatcccaggaggctgcaggaggcttaggcaagtgcacccaagcccctgcagcccccctgagcggcgcaatcctatgGATCATACtgatgccttccccctgtctcctggatgcccccgccccttaagggggcatgggccaggacccacaggctggggctttgcgacgccccagtttgaataccactgccctagacttATATCCTTGCATGATATTAcgggtgggtgggagaagagtAAGCTCGGTGTGAGGAAACCTATTTGTGACTGCTCTCAGAGGACACATATATTGCAAACTTAGAATGTAACGTGGACCTTTGTAGACTGATCTCTGTTTGCTTCCAGGCACCATGAAAAAGCAAACCATCAAAGAATTATACACATTTAAGAtggcttttttttaaatgagaaaagtTCAGAAAACTAAAGTGCATTATTGATAAACCCCTGAATGCAAAGTAGTACTCCTTGGAAGAATGGTGAGACAGAAATGCAAGAAAAGCCATTTATTTTTATAATCTGAAACAAAATAAACACAGATGGTCAATACTTTGAAGCAAAAAGCACATCTTTACACAGTATTTTCAACTTGACTCTactgactgaaggcccaatcctatccaaatttccagcactggtgcagccacaatgcagccccaaggtaagggaacaaatgttcccataccttgaggaggcctctctgaattcctccccaccacaggatgcagtgcatgccccattggcatagctgcatcggcactggaaaattggattggattgggccctgagaaatcTATTCaataagaatgaaaaaaaaatctaacagcCTTTTCTCAAAATCTTTGCAGCTTTTGTTTGTAACCACACCTGATAAATACATAAAGTGCCATTTCCCAGCCATTGTTCTTCCAAGTAAATCTACAAGGAACAACAATGAATAACTAGAGTAGAAAGTTTCTGTTAAAAAGAAATGTCTGGATGAAAAGTGTTGAAAAGGGAGAGTCATGGAGGCAGCCTGTAAAAAAACCTTTTTCTTCCCATTgcgaaaaaaagaaaaaaaaatttctacagTAACAAATGTTTGCAGCCACAACTACAGCTGAATTGATCATGCTGTGGAGGAAGAATCTGTCCCCGTAGGCTCTGAATTATCCAAGTACTCTAAATGAACATCCAACGGGTCATATACCGAGTGCAGCATCTTTAGAACCTTTTCTTGTATAAGCTCAACTTGCTCTGCAGGGCAGTAGTCGTCCAAGCTGGACCTGTGGACAGTGACAATATTTTAAAGGGCCTGGTTTTCACAAAAGACAATGCAACATAGGTTGATAAAAGTGTATAATTACTCTGgtctctctcctttctcctttAGGATCAAGATAAGGTCTCAGCTTTCACTCCAATATTCCTTGCTGTTCCATATAATTTGGGGACTGATGATTAAAAGTTATACTAGAAAGAGGGATATAGATAAAATCCCACTCCTGAAAGATGTTGCCactttctctcttctctcccaACTCAGTTTTGAAGTTACTTCTTTCCCATCAGTCAAAACATATATTTTGATTGGTGCTTTAATATTTTCTATTACattgtgggaaccactgctaaacAGATTCCTTTTCTACCCTGTATGACTGCCATGGAACTCTAGTGCACAGCAAAAAAAATTTGGGACAGGTCTAGGGCACCAGTCAGATCAAATGAGTTTGGCTGCTGTTACAGGCTAGAAGGGAGAGTGATCATTAGCAGGAAGATAAAGTTCactctcccttctagcctgcctACTTGCTTGTCTGAGCAAGAGACATTCAGCACATTGCCACTGATCAGGGATGCTGTactagttgcctgcactgagcaggggacCAAATAACATGGCCTTcgagatcccttccaactctaaaatTCTAGGATTCTCACAATGCAACCAGTGAGTGTTGATGCAATATGTACCCATCTCCACCTCTGGGTTTCCTACAGAGAGAATTCCTCAGTCTGAATATCATTAACACCAACAAAGTGAAAAGCATGAACCCCTTttataaataattacaaattaacctttatttttaaaaagatatgcTTCTCCCCTCTGCCATTCTCATTTAAGTTATTTGCCTTATCTTCAAAATAACATAAATCAAAGTACACTTCTCCACTAAACCCTATGCCTGAGCCATACAAATCCCAagtgtgtgcactgttgcaacagGGCTCAAAATTACTGCAGGAGACATCCATACTGGAGCTTACCGGGCGACTGTCACAAGAGTAGGCTTTGGCAAATTTCTCAGGAGGTGTTCTACAGACTGTACCAGGCCCTCTATCTCTTGCTCGGTGCTCACATGGTGAGGGATCTCCGAGTAATCGCAGGTAAGTCCAGCCTGATGGACCTGAAACAGTGATCACACAGAAATGGGTCATTCTTCAAACAAAAGGAATCAATATGATTCAGCTGGAAACACAATCCTGACATAATCAGCTGTTTTTCACATAATCAGTCGTTTTGTTCTCGTTTCACATAATCagtcttttctaatgatcccaagaatagaactggccttctttactgccgctgcacattgattCTCgaactccttgggagtttgagaaccgctgttctaGAGCCCTATCAAGGTGACCATCGTATCAAACATCTGAAGCCAAGTAAGAATAACAGTTAAGGCTAAAACCTGGCTAATTTTAATTGCTGTTAGCACTGTTGCCGACATCCTTCACACTAAGGAAGAGTTCAGGCAATTAGGGAGTGGGGAAATGTGCTGTTCAGTCTTCACTATGTTCATATCAACTCAAGACAGAGCTTGGTCCCATTCAGCAAGGCAGTTCTTGGGCATCATCTTATGTGTATTTTAAGATATAGTTTCCAAGGTTACACATAGTTATGATCTCCTTTAACAACTCTTTGATCTTCCTGTCATTGTTTTCTTTACAACACAGTCAAGTTACATagactcaggctgccatcctatccaaacttacctagGGGCCAGTCCCGTTAAACtctatggggcttacaactgagtaggtGTCCTTAGGATTGCAGTGTCACAAAACAACCAAACGATTTAGATGCAACATCAAACCATGATTTATTTGAAACATGCATTTCCTGTATTTCTATCCATATAGGTTTAGCATTACAGGAACGTCCAGGCTTGAGCCTTGGGCTCATGTGCTTTTGTCCCCCCCTCACACACTGAGCTGATGTGCTGCCTATCTCAGTTTGAAGCAAACCAACTTTGGCATgtaaagggaggaggaagggaacaatGCAGGCTCAAGGCACGTGTCTACTTATATGTATAATCCTACACCACAGTTTATTATATGTCTGAATAGGGTCATTATATCTTAGTTTAGATGTTTTTGAGTAAAAGCTATTAATATCtgtttccctaaccatatttacTTACTTAGAAATGGAAAGTCACTATTAGATTTCTTTTTGGAATGTCCTGAATAGTATCAGGACTGTAGTGCTCAACATTATGCGCTAAACCAGCCatttgtgccgtggcacactggtatgccatggatggtctgcaggtgtgccacaggaatttgggggaggatcatttgttagaaGGGCTACTGGGGTATGAgtgcccctgctgtcagtgtggtgtgccttgtcagttgtcaaaaaagtgatggtttgccttgacaattttaacattttttcagtgtgccatgagcagaaaaggattgaaaatcactgtgctaaacaataaggggggggagagaaaaagaggggggggagATAATTACTACTCCTCATGACTCCTTGgagaaaaagtaaaaacaaaaggaaatattaatattaaaaaacaaaacaattatttTTCAGAAACACTTGAATACAGTCTGTAGCATTTGGCTCTACATGGCAAATAAAAGGCAGCTTAGaaattacataaaataaatacatttaccaTTTCATAATCAGGGGTTCCCAATCGGTTCTTCAAGCTACGCACAAGCTGAACAAGAGGTGTCCATCTGCGATTAAAGACATAAACCAACATGTTAAATTCTGCAATTAACAATATGCTGCAATTCAGTACAAATGCTATAAGAAAGGCCAGGAGCAACACTCAACAATATCAGAATTAGGAGATTCTTTTCCTAAAACTGGACAATTATTTCAGAATTTTCCAGAAAAAATCACAGGGGATATCAGTGTCAGGAACCAGGCTCAGCATCTAAAACTTTCACACTAGCATGAAGAATCCAGAAGTTACCACTAATTTGAGTTGTTGGTGCAAAACTATGTCTTATGACCGAGTCATTCACACAAGTGCACTACTCAATATCGTGCAACTGAATATGTGAACAACTGCCATTGAAAAAAGTATTGCATCTGATAATATGTTTTCTTAGTGGCAGCACCTCCCAGTGCCCCCATCAGAAGGCCCTTGGATCAGCCTCCTATGAGGTGGAAGGGGCTACTAATAGAGAGcaaacacagcccccccccccccaaaaaaaactaccCACTCCACCTTTCATCGTTCCCTATACACGCATACCTTCTTGGATCCCATCTGGAGCATTTGCTTTTTTAATGTTCCAATACTtgctctaagacagtgtttctcaatatttgtcctccactgtaccacctcacatggtccacctattctgCATACCACTGGAAGTggttatttctggattgggaggccataTGTGACTTGACAAACATCAGTAAAAGGttcagggtgggaaggagggcctTTTTGAGTGAGAAataacatgctttggagcctcctactgctgtttgctggGTCACGTTCCTAGTCTCACTGCGGGaaagcaggggtccaggggtcttgcaagtaccgccagacaccacctcaagtaccactggcggCACCCACACGACTGCAAGGCTTACAAAATTAATATTTAACATggaaaaatgcattttgtgagCTTTCCTGAAAGATGGGATGGAAAACAAGAAAGTAAATAAATTATATCAAAAGTACTGTTGTTGCATTTAATCCATAATAATACAGTCATTGGCTGGTTTCAAACATTtaagtattgtccaaactgggCCTTTCAAGTGCCCAACTAACTCAACACGTTCAATTATGTATGCGTAATGAATGTGCACatgtcctagcccctcccctcactTCCTGCAGAGTCCAGGGCCAGTTTCCTTAATTATATGAGGAGGTGGTTTGCCCAAACCACTATTCTACATGCACTCATAAGTTTATTTTGAAACTGTGAGGTCAGATAGACAACTTAAGTAGTGTCCAAACAGCTGCAATGTGAAACCATGATTTATATTGTGTATACTATGTCACACCATGACCTGAGCTTCCTCAGATGTAGAACTGGCAAACCATTACTTAGAGCTGTTTGTTTTCTATCTGTTCAGGTCTAGGCTTCATAAATTCATGCCCCACTCCATAAGCAGCAGCCTTCTTGAGGAGAACAAACAGCTTTAATGGGGATTTATCCATGATGCAGATATCCAGAtgcagatgtaagggagggcaccagtatgcaggtctcttgtttcttgtgggcatctggtgggccactgtcagatacaggaagctggactagatgagcctttggcctgatccagtaggccTCTTCTTACGTTCTATGAATCCAGCCATAACAGCAAACAACAGTTCATAAAAACCGTGGTTTGCAAACCAGCATCTAAATACAATTTGAAATCTTTGTTTGTCAACAAACTACAGTTTATGGGCAGGTTCTGGTTCAGCCATTGGTTTTGCCACAGCTGCTGTTGTGTGAACCATAACAGTAGTTTCCAGCCTTTTAGGATCAGGGATGCATCTTTTAGCCCTAGTTTAGCAACATGGAACACTCTCAACTATTTATTAGATTGAACTGTCCctgcttctctcttcctctcctcaacAATGACACATAGAAGCAAAGCCAAAAGGAAGCACTTTGCTTAACCCCCACTTTAGGTCCTTACCGAGGATTTGGTTCCCACCTTTGCAGAGTCTCTTCAGTGTCGTCATCACAAAGGTCTGCAAAAGCTAATTCTAGATCTTCTAACTGGTGAATGCGATTCTCAACACAGTCTAATAAGTCTTCCTGTAAGTACAAAAGCATAGAAAGTACTTGAGCAACAGTAATTTGTGGGAGTCTTTGATTCCATACTGAACAGTGGGCTCAGACTTAAGGGCCACAATTCAGAGAAAATCAGGAACAGGTATTAAGTGGGCTGATCCCATAAACTAAAATGGTCGAATGTGGCCTCTGTTGACCATTTCTCTCAGTCTAAAGACTCTCATGCAAACACCAGTGGGGTACATGCATAATGCCATTTTCAAGATATCCCACCTAGCATGGACAGACCAGGCTCTTGCAAGATTCACCttatttgtggtggtggtggtttttttaaacactagaaTCCCTGAGGACCACCAACAGGAAATCAGCTGCAAAATTGTGTGGTGTGTGGTTGGGTGGTGGAGGAGAGAACACTTCCTGCTCTCTTCCCTTCCCATGGCCAATAGGGTTTCTCCCAGAGTGACTCCCTTTGGCTGCCCATGGCTCTAGATTTTCAAAATGGACTGTCAGGCTGCCAAGAATCCCAGGCAGCCATGAAAAAAATTGGGGGACTCCCTTAGGGGACAAAGGCCCCCTACGCACAGCAGGCAAACCATCCTTCTAGAATCTAGAACATTTGTCATTCTGAGTGCATCaggtgcctctgagcacatgctgAACCCAGGAATTTATTTTCAGAACCTGaactgaccttttttttttttttttaatgtgttgctttttgtattctttttaattattctgtaagccgccttgggtccctttggggagaaggcaggatataaacagtactctatttatataaataaataaactgagcTAGCAGCCTTTCAGACAAAATCTATTTGTGATCTCCCCTGCCCCACAAGCTGTTCAACAGCAaaaattagtttttttaaaatgctcttaaTTGTTGCTATTGGAAGTCAGAAGCTCTTGGTGGCTTACTGTACATTTTCCAGAAATTTACTGACAGATCTCCATCTaccttctgcccctccccccccgaaGAGCTGACTGACACAGTCACTTTGATAAGCCCTGTCACTTTTTGAAGACACTAGCTACCCTGGGATAAAAGTCTGATTATTTTTCTGGTGGCTTCAGCAGCTTGCTGACAGATAATTATAAAGCTAAAATGCCACAAAGCCAGAATAACTTGAGGAAGAAAGTGTGTGGGGCCAGGGAAAATGGGAAATTAAAAGCTACGGAAAGTTCTGTTTTTGTTTCACCTTTTCAAATCAACACTGTGTTGGCCCAAATTGAATTCACACTCATGGTAAAGCTCAATGCAAATTGCATGAAGATGTTTTTGTCAGGAAACCGTTTCGCAGATACCACTGCATAGTAATCAGCTTGGTATAATTGCAGACCATTTGTGAAGTGGTTTTCACAGTTtatcccctcctccccctccccaccttatgAACTTTCTCAGGTAAACAAGACTGATTGccttgggccccccccccccattttccagtGGACCACAGTTAACCACATACCTCTAGTGCAATGCTTCTAGGCTTCTTAAAACTGTACAATTTTTGTAAGATGTTGTATTCTtcctattttaaaattaaaattaagaaaATGTTATTCAAAGCTTACGTTGTAACTAAAACATTGATTATGTCTCTAGTCCATGTCTGTTTTACATCTTTCTCTTGGACTTATTCACATGCTTGATTTTTGTACACTGAAATTCAGATGTACATCCTTCAATGTAACGAACACTTAAGAGTGTTCGTATTTTGGCTAATGACTGCAACAGCTTTCCAGTTCACGTACTGGGACCCAAATATATGACAGTGTGGTCATGCTCATCCTCTTTATACAAATTATTTTGCACACAACTCAAGATCTTCATTTACAATACAAGGGATGTGAGATTCAGCCCTAAAATCCCAATGTCTCCTTTTGTCCCTGAGGCACCCAATGTATATAGACAAGTGTGAAAATGTTGGCCTCCACCAGCAGGAGGAATTTATTGTGTaaatctgcggttttcaaactctctgggagtttggaaacctcAGTAAGttcctgcagggaaggggagggaggcagcgggggcagggaggcagcgacgtgatccccaggatcgtgttgctcaggaggttgcagggactaggatgtacTCACAGGTCCTtgcagggtgcggggagccctgcgtgagagtctgcagcgctccccagccttccaaaagtgaaagcagagcgatcgtgctccacctccgcaaaaccaaaagtggagcgtgattgctccactttaacttttggaaggctgcagacgctcgcgcagagctccccgcaccccgggaaggttgctgcagggactggtgagtacatcccagtccctgcagcctcctgagtgacgcgatcctggggatcgcatcactgccttcccccctgcccccgcccctcaagggggcagaggccggggccctcaggttggggcattgtgatgccccagtttgaatatcacTAGGGTAAATAATGAATGCAGTTAAGCTGTTTCAAAGTGCCAAAATGAAGGCACTTCCTTTTTTCTGAAAGcctacaggaagcaggaagcaagacAAGTTCAAGAATTACATCTCTCACTGAGCAGTTCCAAACTTAGGATATTTACCCAAACATTCTTCACCTCTAAAttggggtggccaacttttcatctgtgagatgacaagctgcacctgctgaaattcccttttctacacaattattaaaagtccagaagccctaaagttgaaacgTTGGCCACCCGTGCTCTATACCTACACACAAAAAACTGTTGACTTAGCTACATCCCAAGATAAAGGGGGAAAGCTTTCTGTTAAGAACATCATCCAAGCCAATTCTTGTGTATGTAGTACCATTTTTAAATACAAACCAATAGCCAGACATATGTACAGATAAATGCATTGTAATGTTACAGTAGAGTTATAAGTACTGTCATccaattaataaaaaaaatcttatgtTGATTAACTATGAATCTTAACTACAACTGCCTATAAATAAACCAAATTTAAAACACATATTCTGTTCTAGATGGTACATGCAATAAGTTGCGACATTCTAAAAAAAGAGGCATTCCTCTCTTGTGTGATAGAATGCCTTTTACCACCCAGTTCTGGTTAAGTGGTTATATTCAAAATAAGTAAGAGCCAGCTGCCCAATAAATTTAGGCAGGCTCCTTTCTAATGGagcaaagctttttttaaaaaagagattaaTCTAAGCAATTGACTAATCACAATTCTGATGTTACCTGTGTGTATATTTCTTTGAAAGGATTCTTAACCGAAAAAAAATCCAAGTCAATATCTAACACATAAGCGGTACCCTTCTCCAATGCTTGGAGAACATCTTTCACAAGTTCCGTTGTTTGACACGTATGATTCCCAAAAGAGCAGGATGCTGAGGAAGCCTGCAAGCTGGGAGACTTCTTGTGTGCCGGAACTTTCTTTTCTGATCCTTCAGGCTGTGTGCCTGTGCAGGGGCTGGCAACATCGCTGGTATCCTTGGATGAagagacagcagcagcatttgTTGCACTGTCCACACTTAACTTGAGCCACTTAGAAGGCAGAGATCCACTGTCCTCCCAGTTGTCAGCAACTTTGGTGGGATTCACAAGGCAGACGTTCAGATGCAACGGCTTGGGGTTCAGTAGCTGATCGGCAGAAACGTAAAGGCCATCAGAAAGAAAGTAATTATCAATGCTTGTAAGCCTGTAATAAAATGATAATAATACTTCATAGCATTTATGTTGAAACGCATTTCAAGAGAGCATGTAAAGATATACAGAATTGCCCTGTGGAACCAAGGGTCCACCAGCCAGGTAGCTCTGGAAAAGCCCACAAGTGCCTCTCTCTCATATTTATCTCCTATCTACGGAACTCAGATGGTTGTACTTCAGTATAAGTGTGTCCCATTCACTGGGGCCCATTCACTGTCCCATTATCAGAGGCTCTTCTTTTGATACCGCAGACTTTGGAGGTTAGGTAAGTGACAACCAGAGATAGATCTCACAAAGTGTTACCTTTCACTTTGCTCATAAAAGGAAACTTGCGTGCAGACAGTGACTGAGATCTAAAGGTGCTGTACAATAAATATACAATAACATGAGCTTCTCTTTAGGGCATGCATGCACCCAAGTACCAGTCTAACTGAGCTTGACCAAACAAACTCCAAACACCAATTATGGGAAGTA from Tiliqua scincoides isolate rTilSci1 chromosome 4, rTilSci1.hap2, whole genome shotgun sequence encodes the following:
- the C4H5orf22 gene encoding UPF0489 protein C5orf22 homolog isoform X1 codes for the protein MSEEEPSAEEAGSKSRPLRAYPKLPVWVVEDHHDVLPFIYRAIGSKHLPASNISFVHLDSHPDLLIPVDMPADTVFDKEALFSELSIENWIMPAVYAGHISHVVWLHPAWAQQMKEGSQAFLVGKDASTSTIRLTSIDNYFLSDGLYVSADQLLNPKPLHLNVCLVNPTKVADNWEDSGSLPSKWLKLSVDSATNAAAVSSSKDTSDVASPCTGTQPEGSEKKVPAHKKSPSLQASSASCSFGNHTCQTTELVKDVLQALEKGTAYVLDIDLDFFSVKNPFKEIYTQEEYNILQKLYSFKKPRSIALEEDLLDCVENRIHQLEDLELAFADLCDDDTEETLQRWEPNPRWTPLVQLVRSLKNRLGTPDYEMVHQAGLTCDYSEIPHHVSTEQEIEGLVQSVEHLLRNLPKPTLVTVARSSLDDYCPAEQVELIQEKVLKMLHSVYDPLDVHLEYLDNSEPTGTDSSSTA
- the C4H5orf22 gene encoding UPF0489 protein C5orf22 homolog isoform X2 — translated: MSEEEPSAEEAGSKSRPLRAYPKLPVWVVEDHHDVLPFIYRAIGSKHLPASNISFVHLDSHPDLLIPVDMPADTVFDKEALFSELSIENWIMPAVYAGHISHVVWLHPAWAQQMKEGSQAFLVGKDASTSTIRLTSIDNYFLSDGLYVSADQLLNPKPLHLNVCLVNPTKVADNWEDSGSLPSKWLKLSVDSATNAAAVSSSKDTSDVASPCTGTQPEGSEKKVPAHKKSPSLQASSASCSFGNHTCQTTELVKDVLQALEKGTAYVLDIDLDFFSVKNPFKEIYTQEEYNILQKLYSFKKPRSIALEEDLLDCVENRIHQLEDLELAFADLCDDDTEETLQRWTPLVQLVRSLKNRLGTPDYEMVHQAGLTCDYSEIPHHVSTEQEIEGLVQSVEHLLRNLPKPTLVTVARSSLDDYCPAEQVELIQEKVLKMLHSVYDPLDVHLEYLDNSEPTGTDSSSTA